The Fibrobacter sp. genomic sequence ACAGAAGCGACCGCAAAGCCTAAAAGCAAAAATAAAAAATTGGCCTGACTTTGCTCTCGCAACCACGCCTCGTTAATACGAGGCGTTTGTTGCTCACAGAAGCGACCGCAAAGCCTAAAAGCAAGAATAAAAATGGTCTGACTTCGCTCTTTAGAGTCTCTTGAGAACTGCGGCGGCGTGGTGGATAAAGCCCTCTTCGGTGGCGACGGCGGCAATGGCCTTCGCGTTCTTCTTGATGGCTTTTTCGCTGTAGCGGATGATGCTCATGCGCTTTAAGAAGTCGTACACGCCCAGCGGGCTGAAGAAACGGCCCGTGCCGTTGGTAGGCAGCACGTGGTTCGGGCCCGCGAAGTAGTCGCCCACCGGCTCAGAGGACCAGGGGCCGATAAACACCGCACCCGCGTTTTCGATCTGCGCCGCCATGGATTCGGCTTCGCTGGTCATCACTTCCAAATGTTCCGGAGCGATGCGGTTTGCGATTTCCACGCCGTCGAACCAGTCCTTCACCACGAGGATGCGCCCGAAGTTGCCGAGCACCTTCTCGAGGAGTTCCTTCTTCGGGGAATTTTCCACCTGGATATCCACGCAGGCGCTAATCATCTGGGCGGTTTCCATGTTGTCGGTAATGCAGATGGCCGCCTCGAAGCCGGAACCGTGTTCCGCCTGGCTCAAGAGGTCGGCAGCCACAAAGTCCGGATCGCAGGTATTGTCCGCCATCACCAGCACTTCGCTGGGGCCTGCCACCATGTCGATGTCCACGACGCCGAAGACTTCCTTCTTGGCGATTGCCGCAAACACGTTGCCCGGGCCCACAATCTTGTCGACGCGTTCAACCACAGTCTTGCCCTTGGCATCCTTGGCACCATAAGCCAAGAGACCGATAGCCTGGGCGCCACCAATGTGGTAAACTTCGGTAATACCCAGTTCCTGCAGCACGAATGCCACAGCGCGGTTGATTTCGCCCTTGATAGGGGTCACCACCACAATGTCTTCCACGCCGGCAACGAGAGCCGGGACTGCGTTCATGATGACGGTGCTGGGGTAGATGCCCGCACCGCCCGGCACGTAGAGGCCCACGCGCTTCATGGGGCGGATACGCTGGCCGAGAACCACGCCGTCCTTCCCTTCCATGAGCCAGGATTCTTCCATCTGGTTCTTGTGGAAGTCGCGCACGTTCTTGATGGCCTGCTTCAGGGCCTTCTGGAGTTCCTTCGGGCACTTGGCGGCAGACTTCGCGATGGCCGAAACCGGCACGCGGATGTTCTTGCCCTTGAGGCCATCGAACTTCTGGGCGTATTCCGTCGCCTTCGCGACGCCACCTTGTCTGATGTCGGCAAGGATCTGCATCACCTTGTCGTGAATTTCCTTGCTCGGGGCGACTTCGCGCCCGCAGATGCGTTCAATTTCAGCAGATTTCGGAGTAACCTTGATTATTTTCATAAACTACCTCCTCTTCTTCGCAGAACGGGTGATGTCGGCGAGGTTCCTCACCTTGCGGGCGCTCAACTTCTTGGCCTTCGCCGGAGCGGGCTCTTCTTCCTTCACGGCAGCCTTCGCAGCAACTGGCTTCACGTCGATATGCTTGTAAGGCTTTTCAATGACCTTCTCGTCCAACAAAATCTTGTAAGTAAGTCCATCTACGAACGCCATCCAGGACGCTTCGATGATGTTGCTGGAAACACCCACCACGTTCCAGTAGCCCTTCTCGTCACCGAAGGTAGTCCACACGCGGACCGTGGCGTCAGAAGCGACATTGCTACCCAGCACACGGACCTTGAAGTCGTCCAGGCGGACTTTCGCCATATTCGGGAAGAACGGGAGCAGAGCCTTGCGAAGCGCTGCATCCAGGGCGTTCACCGGGCCGTCGCCCTCGCTCACCTGATGGCTAATCTTGTCGCCAATCTGGAGCTTGACCGTCGCCTGTGAAACAGACACGCCCTGAGTGGTCTTGTCTTCGATAACACGGTAGCCCAGCACCTTGAAAGGCTCCTGCACCATACCCAGATGGCGGTAAACCAACAGTTTAAAACTGGCTTCGGCAGAGTCGAAATGCCAGCCTGCGTTTTCACGTTCCTTGATGAGCGTGAGCAGCTTGCCCACTACAGGGTCTTTCTTGTCGATGCCCGGTTTGATAGCCTTGAGCTTTTCCACAACCAGGGAACCGCCCGCTTGGTCGCTGGTCACAAACACACGGTCGTTGCCCACGGCATGGGGGTCAATGTGCTCGAAGCTGCGGGAAACCTTCATCACGCCGTCAATGTGAGCGCCACCCTTGTGTGCAAAGGCCGCATCGCCTACGTACGGGGCATGAGGATCGCTGGGCAAGTTCACAATCTGGTCAATGCTGCTACTCAACTGACGGAGCCTTGCAATCTTCTTGGCCGCAAAGAACTTTGCATCCATCTTGAAATGCAGGTCTGCAGCAATGGTGGTGAGGTTCGCGTTTCCGCAGCGTTCACCAAAGCCGTTCACTACGCCCTGTACCATCACGGCACCGTTCTTGACGGCATAAAGGCTGTTGCACACCGCAAGTCCAGAATCATCGTGAACGTGGATCCCGAGAGGTGTGGAAATATGCTTTTTCACTTCCTTGATAATGCTTTTCAGTTCCCAAGGCATGGTTCCGCCATTGGTATCGCAAAGCACGATACAGTCCGCATGGCCCTTTTCTGCCGCACGGAGGGTCTCGATGGCATATTCCGGATTCGCCTTATAGCCGTCAAAGAAATGTTCCGCATCGTAGATGACCTCTTCGGAATGTTCCTTGAGGTAGGCCACCGAAGACTCGATCATGTCCAGGTTTTCTTCCAGGGTAGTGCGGATAACGTCGGTCACATGCAAATCCCAGCTCTTGCCGAAAATGGTCTTTACGGGAGCGCCGGACTTTACCAGGGCCTGCAGCAGCGGGTCCTTTTCGGGCAACACCTTGGGGCGACGGGTCGAGCCGAAAGCGGCAATCTTCGCATGCTTCAGTTTAACTTCTTTAATCTTCTGGAAGAATTCCTCGTCGGTGGGATTGCTGGGGTTCGGCCAGCCACCTTCGATGTAGTCAAAACCGAAACTGTCCAGGAGCCTTGCTATCTGCAGCTTGTCCGCCAGGGACAAACTGATTTTCCTATCCTGGTTACCGTCGCGGAGGGTCGTGTCGTACAAAAAAACTTTCATACGACCAAAGATAAAAAAATAGGCCGATGGTCGGCAGGGCGAAGCCCGACAGTTGTCAGTTTTCAGTTACGAGCATTGTAAAATTCAAGAGTTTATTCCCCAAAACCCATAACTCACTACTCATAACTCACTACTCACAACTCACCACTCACAACTCACTACTCGTATATTTCCATGTAGGCCGTTTCTTCGTTCATTCCGGCCCGGACCATCTTGAGGCGTTCCGCCTTGGCATAGAAGTACCAAATCATCCACTCCCCCGCCATGTCCGTACGCTTGGTCTTGATAACCACGGGCTTTTCGCCTTTGTAGAAATCCCGCTTGCGGGGAATCATGTGTTCGAAGGGGCGGTACACGTGGACATCTTCGCCAGCCTTGCGTTCTATAAAGCCTTTGCCGTCCTTGCTCCAGGTGATATAGACGGTGCCGTTGTCGTCCTTGACCTTTTCGCAAGAATCAAAGCCGCTACCGCACCAAAGGTACTTCTTGAACTTGAAGGTCTGTTCCGGCATGGCAAACACCTCTACCCGACGGGTGTTTCCTTTGTACGTATTGTACTCCCCTGCCAGCGTAAAACTCCCAGAATTGTAGTCCACACACCCCCGCTGAGCCACTTTCACCTTGCGGTTCAAAATGCTAATGTCCAGAACGCAGCCTTCCTCCTTGTAAGAGAGCCGCCCGCCGTTGGTGGACTCCTCCATAGGGATGTCGCTGGCCTCTATTTCGGCGCGGTCTCCCAAAGGACCGTTCTGGATGGTCACGGTAAACTTGCCAGGATTATTGGGAGATTTTTTCAGGAACAGGCTACCGGTAGCGGAGGCATACTCTCCACTTAAATCCATGGATTCCTGCTGGAAGCGGGCCAGTTCCGAACGCCTGGCATAGACTTGTCCAATCTTGCAGTCAATGGGAACGAACTTGGGAGGTTCCTTGGGGTCCTCCATCACGTATTTCACCACTTTTTTCTTTTTGACCTTGGTCTTGGGTTTTCCTTTCTTATCCTTGACCACCTTTCCCTTTTTGTCCTTCACCTGCACCGTTTCCTTGACCCAGGAAACCTTCTTGACCTTCACCTGAGGAATCGGTAACTCCTTGATCCAGTCCGAACGATTCAGTTCGCCCACAGGAGCATCTTCGTTGATTTTTCCCTTGACCATCTTGTAGACGGGCAAAGTTTCTTGAGAACAAACAGCTACCGCAAGGGACAAGAGCAGAAACACTATAATTTTCTTCAAAATAAACCTCGTTTGACTATAACATAACATTTTTTTAAGAAAATCAGTTTTTACAAGCCCCAAAGCCCTATTTTTTTTCTAAAATTCACGCATATTGAATATTGAAAGGAGATTCTTTTTCATGAAAAAAATGATTCTATTGTCCTGCGTGCTGGCGGCATCCGTTTTTGCCGCTCCCGAAGCAGCACCTGCCGCACAGCAGCCTGCAGCCCCGGCTGAACAAGCCGCACCCGCCGCCGAAGCGGCCGCACCGGCAACCGAGCAGGCAGCACCTGCCGCAGAGCAGGCTGCACCGGCAGCAGAAGCCACCGCCGAACAAGCCGCACCTGCAGAACAAGCTGCAGCACCCGAAGCCGCCGCACCGGCAGAACAAGCAGCACCTGCCGCTGAAGCCGCTCCTGCCGACAGCGCTGCCGCCGCAGCCCCGGCCGAAGAAGTGGCCGCAGCCCCGGTTGATAGTGCAGCTGCACCTGCCGACACAGCCAAGGCCGCCGCTGTC encodes the following:
- the cimA gene encoding citramalate synthase, which translates into the protein MKVFLYDTTLRDGNQDRKISLSLADKLQIARLLDSFGFDYIEGGWPNPSNPTDEEFFQKIKEVKLKHAKIAAFGSTRRPKVLPEKDPLLQALVKSGAPVKTIFGKSWDLHVTDVIRTTLEENLDMIESSVAYLKEHSEEVIYDAEHFFDGYKANPEYAIETLRAAEKGHADCIVLCDTNGGTMPWELKSIIKEVKKHISTPLGIHVHDDSGLAVCNSLYAVKNGAVMVQGVVNGFGERCGNANLTTIAADLHFKMDAKFFAAKKIARLRQLSSSIDQIVNLPSDPHAPYVGDAAFAHKGGAHIDGVMKVSRSFEHIDPHAVGNDRVFVTSDQAGGSLVVEKLKAIKPGIDKKDPVVGKLLTLIKERENAGWHFDSAEASFKLLVYRHLGMVQEPFKVLGYRVIEDKTTQGVSVSQATVKLQIGDKISHQVSEGDGPVNALDAALRKALLPFFPNMAKVRLDDFKVRVLGSNVASDATVRVWTTFGDEKGYWNVVGVSSNIIEASWMAFVDGLTYKILLDEKVIEKPYKHIDVKPVAAKAAVKEEEPAPAKAKKLSARKVRNLADITRSAKKRR
- the hisD gene encoding histidinol dehydrogenase, with translation MKIIKVTPKSAEIERICGREVAPSKEIHDKVMQILADIRQGGVAKATEYAQKFDGLKGKNIRVPVSAIAKSAAKCPKELQKALKQAIKNVRDFHKNQMEESWLMEGKDGVVLGQRIRPMKRVGLYVPGGAGIYPSTVIMNAVPALVAGVEDIVVVTPIKGEINRAVAFVLQELGITEVYHIGGAQAIGLLAYGAKDAKGKTVVERVDKIVGPGNVFAAIAKKEVFGVVDIDMVAGPSEVLVMADNTCDPDFVAADLLSQAEHGSGFEAAICITDNMETAQMISACVDIQVENSPKKELLEKVLGNFGRILVVKDWFDGVEIANRIAPEHLEVMTSEAESMAAQIENAGAVFIGPWSSEPVGDYFAGPNHVLPTNGTGRFFSPLGVYDFLKRMSIIRYSEKAIKKNAKAIAAVATEEGFIHHAAAVLKRL